In the genome of Meles meles chromosome 4, mMelMel3.1 paternal haplotype, whole genome shotgun sequence, one region contains:
- the NCBP2 gene encoding nuclear cap-binding protein subunit 2 isoform X1 produces the protein MSGGLLKALRSDSYVELSQYRDQHFRGDNEEQEKLLKKSCTLYVGNLSFYTTEEQIYELFSKSGDIKKIIMGLDKMKKTACGFCFVEYYSRADAENAMRYINGTRLDDRIIRTDWDAGFKEGRQYGRGRSGGQVRDEYRQDYDAGRGGYGKLAQNHIHIISSCPKEEMSKFAPHKHWETKPLDDQY, from the exons ATGTCCGGCGGCCTTCTGAAGGCGCTGCGCAGCGACTCCTACGTGGAGCTGAGCCAGTACCGGGACCAGCACTTCCGG GGTGACAATGAAGAACAGGAAAAATTACTGAAGAAGAGCTGTACGTTGTATGTTGGAAATCTTTCCTTTTACACAACTGAAGAACAGATCTATGAACTCTTCAGCAAAAGTGGTGACATAAAGAAAATCATTATGGGCCTGGATAAGATGAAGAAAACAGCATGTGGGTTCTGCTTTGTGGA ATACTACTCAAGAGCAGATGCAGAAAATGCCATGAGGTACATAAATGGAACTCGTCTGGATGACCGGATCATTCGCACAGACTGGGATGCAGGCTTTAAAGAGGGCAGGCAGTATGGCCGTGGGCGATCTGGGGGCCAG GTACGAGATGAGTATCGGCAGGACTATGACGCTGGGAGAGGAGGCTATGGAAAACTGGCCCAAAACCA CATTCATATCATTAGCAGCTGCCCCAAGGAAGAAATGAGTAAATTTGCTCCCCACAAGCACTGGGAAACGAAGCCGCTAGATGATCAATACTAA
- the NCBP2 gene encoding nuclear cap-binding protein subunit 2 isoform X3: protein MSGGLLKALRSDSYVELSQYRDQHFRGDNEEQEKLLKKSCTLYVGNLSFYTTEEQIYELFSKSGDIKKIIMGLDKMKKTACGFCFVEYYSRADAENAMRYINGTRLDDRIIRTDWDAGFKEGRQYGRGRSGGQVRDEYRQDYDAGRGGYGKLAQNQ, encoded by the exons ATGTCCGGCGGCCTTCTGAAGGCGCTGCGCAGCGACTCCTACGTGGAGCTGAGCCAGTACCGGGACCAGCACTTCCGG GGTGACAATGAAGAACAGGAAAAATTACTGAAGAAGAGCTGTACGTTGTATGTTGGAAATCTTTCCTTTTACACAACTGAAGAACAGATCTATGAACTCTTCAGCAAAAGTGGTGACATAAAGAAAATCATTATGGGCCTGGATAAGATGAAGAAAACAGCATGTGGGTTCTGCTTTGTGGA ATACTACTCAAGAGCAGATGCAGAAAATGCCATGAGGTACATAAATGGAACTCGTCTGGATGACCGGATCATTCGCACAGACTGGGATGCAGGCTTTAAAGAGGGCAGGCAGTATGGCCGTGGGCGATCTGGGGGCCAG GTACGAGATGAGTATCGGCAGGACTATGACGCTGGGAGAGGAGGCTATGGAAAACTGGCCCAAAACCAGTGA
- the NCBP2 gene encoding nuclear cap-binding protein subunit 2 isoform X4, translated as MSGGLLKALRSDSYVELSQYRDQHFRGDNEEQEKLLKKSCTLYVGNLSFYTTEEQIYELFSKSGDIKKIIMGLDKMKKTACGFCFVEYYSRADAENAMRYINGTRLDDRIIRTDWDAGFKEGRQYGRGRSGGQVRDEYRQDYDAGRGGYGKLAQNQ; from the exons ATGTCCGGCGGCCTTCTGAAGGCGCTGCGCAGCGACTCCTACGTGGAGCTGAGCCAGTACCGGGACCAGCACTTCCGG GGTGACAATGAAGAACAGGAAAAATTACTGAAGAAGAGCTGTACGTTGTATGTTGGAAATCTTTCCTTTTACACAACTGAAGAACAGATCTATGAACTCTTCAGCAAAAGTGGTGACATAAAGAAAATCATTATGGGCCTGGATAAGATGAAGAAAACAGCATGTGGGTTCTGCTTTGTGGA ATACTACTCAAGAGCAGATGCAGAAAATGCCATGAGGTACATAAATGGAACTCGTCTGGATGACCGGATCATTCGCACAGACTGGGATGCAGGCTTTAAAGAGGGCAGGCAGTATGGCCGTGGGCGATCTGGGGGCCAG GTACGAGATGAGTATCGGCAGGACTATGACGCTGGGAGAGGAGGCTATGGAAAACTGGCCCAAAACCA
- the NCBP2 gene encoding nuclear cap-binding protein subunit 2 isoform X2 — translation MSGGLLKALRSDSYVELSQYRDQHFRGDNEEQEKLLKKSCTLYVGNLSFYTTEEQIYELFSKSGDIKKIIMGLDKMKKTACGFCFVEYYSRADAENAMRYINGTRLDDRIIRTDWDAGFKEGRQYGRGRSGGQVRDEYRQDYDAGRGGYGKLAQNQTAVLIELPGQHY, via the exons ATGTCCGGCGGCCTTCTGAAGGCGCTGCGCAGCGACTCCTACGTGGAGCTGAGCCAGTACCGGGACCAGCACTTCCGG GGTGACAATGAAGAACAGGAAAAATTACTGAAGAAGAGCTGTACGTTGTATGTTGGAAATCTTTCCTTTTACACAACTGAAGAACAGATCTATGAACTCTTCAGCAAAAGTGGTGACATAAAGAAAATCATTATGGGCCTGGATAAGATGAAGAAAACAGCATGTGGGTTCTGCTTTGTGGA ATACTACTCAAGAGCAGATGCAGAAAATGCCATGAGGTACATAAATGGAACTCGTCTGGATGACCGGATCATTCGCACAGACTGGGATGCAGGCTTTAAAGAGGGCAGGCAGTATGGCCGTGGGCGATCTGGGGGCCAG GTACGAGATGAGTATCGGCAGGACTATGACGCTGGGAGAGGAGGCTATGGAAAACTGGCCCAAAACCA
- the NCBP2AS2 gene encoding protein NCBP2AS2 isoform X1, protein MVLRRLLAALLHSPRLVERLSESKPIRRAAQLTAFALMQAQLRGQDAARRLRALAAGPAGSLGRRAARFRDTFSEELRRGLRERPGSPPASSWAQCTALNPESDCSPSEASFIRKPMPNRHPR, encoded by the exons ATGGTGCTTCGGCGGCTCTTGGCGGCCCTGCTGCACAGCCCGCGGCTGGTGGAGCGTCTGTCCGAGTCTAAGCCCATCCGGCGTGCCGCGCAGCTCACGGCCTTCGCGCTGATGCAGGCCCAGCTGCGCGGCCAGGACGCAGCCCGGCGTCTTCGAGCCCTCGCGGCTGGGCCCGCGGGCTCCCTAGGTCGCCGCGCTGCCCGCTTCAGGGACACCTTCTCTGAGGAGCTGCGCCGCGGCCTCCGGGAACGCCCGGGATCACCGCCAG CTTCATCCTGGGCACAGTGCACGGCTTTGAATCCGGAGTCAGACTGTTCGCCTTCAGAGGCCTCGTTCATCAGAAAGCCCATGCCAAACCGACATCCCCGGTGA
- the NCBP2AS2 gene encoding protein NCBP2AS2 isoform X2, whose translation MVLRRLLAALLHSPRLVERLSESKPIRRAAQLTAFALMQAQLRGQDAARRLRALAAGPAGSLGRRAARFRDTFSEELRRGLRERPGSPPGNQRGPGANP comes from the coding sequence ATGGTGCTTCGGCGGCTCTTGGCGGCCCTGCTGCACAGCCCGCGGCTGGTGGAGCGTCTGTCCGAGTCTAAGCCCATCCGGCGTGCCGCGCAGCTCACGGCCTTCGCGCTGATGCAGGCCCAGCTGCGCGGCCAGGACGCAGCCCGGCGTCTTCGAGCCCTCGCGGCTGGGCCCGCGGGCTCCCTAGGTCGCCGCGCTGCCCGCTTCAGGGACACCTTCTCTGAGGAGCTGCGCCGCGGCCTCCGGGAACGCCCGGGATCACCGCCAGGTAACCAGAGGGGCCCGGGCGCTAATCCCTAA
- the PIGZ gene encoding GPI mannosyltransferase 4 gives MALRVLWASLSLLRLVWCLLPQTGYVHPDEFFQSPEVMAEDILGVEAVRPWEFDPSGSCRTVLFPLLTSGSAFWLLRLWEQWGPRRGPVSGYVLLVGPRLLLTTLSFALDVAVYHLAPLWGAERWNALVLLSGSYVTLVFYTRTFSNAIEGLLFAGLLAVVSPQLAWSPTRRKPAPGPWGHSWLLGGIVAAGFFNRPTFLAFALVPLFLWSSRGAAGPGFKSLAKEMLALLPGASLVAAVFVAVDSWYFSSPSRSSTLVLTPANFLYYNLDPQNLARHGTHLRLTHLAVNGFLLFGMLHAQALQAAWLQLQACCQAFAQMGFLRALGRRRLLSGPRSRLLLLYFTPLALLSAFSHQEARFLIPLLVPLVLLCSPQTQSVPCKGPLVLFNVLGALFFGCLHQGGVVPGLGHLEQVVHAPAPPSLPTHYTLLFTHTYMPPRHLLHLPGLGSPVEVVDLAGTEDWVLCQALNNFTRQPACQVAGGPWLCRLFVVTPGTARPAMEKCHFPLKSETLLFPHLTLEDPPALSSLLSGAWRNHLSLHILELGEKPGNVTKKPPPMHWP, from the exons ATGGCCCTCCGCGTGCTGTGGGCCAGCCTCAGCCTTCTCCGCCTGGTGTGGTGTCTCCTGCCGCAGACAGGCTACGTGCACCCAGATGAGTTCTTCCAGTCACCCGAGGTCATGGCAG AGGACATCCTGGGCGTCGAGGCTGTGCGGCCTTGGGAATTCGACCCCAGCGGCTCCTGCCGCACAGTGCTCTTCCCGCTGCTGACCTCCGGCTCCGCCTTCTGGCTGCTCAGGCTCTGGGAGCAGTGGGGGCCGCGGCGGGGCCCAGTGAGTGGCTACGTGCTGCTGGTGGGGCCCCGACTCCtcctcaccaccctctcctttGCCCTGGACGTGGCGGTGTACCACCTGGCCCCGCTGTGGGGGGCGGAGCGCTGGAACGCCCTGGTCCTGCTGTCCGGCTCCTATGTCACCCTGGTCTTCTACACAAGGACCTTCTCCAACGCCATTGAGGGACTGCTCTTTGCAGGGCTGCTGGCGGTGGTGTCCCCCCAGTTGGCTTGGAGCCCCACCCGCAGGAAGCCCGCCCCGGGCCCATGGGGGCACAGCTGGCTGCTGGGGGGCATCGTGGCTGCTGGCTTCTTCAACCGGCCCACGTTTCTGGCCTTTGCTCTGGTCCCGCTCTTCCTCTGGAGCAGCCGCGGGGCCGCAGGCCCTGGCTTCAAGTCGCTGGCGAAGGAAATGCTGGCGCTGCTCCCCGGAGCGAGCCTCGTGGCTGCGGTGTTCGTGGCTGTGGACAGCTGGTATTTCTCCAGTCCCTCTAGATCCAGCACCCTTGTTCTTACACCTGCCAACTTCTTGTACTACAACCTGGATCCTCAGAACCTGGCGAGGCATGGCACACATTTGCGGCTCACTCACCTGGCCGTCAACGGTTTCCTGCTCTTTGGGATGCTGCATGCCCAGGCCCTGCAGGCGGCGTGGCTACAGCTACAAGCCTGCTGCCAGGCCTTTGCACAGATGGGCTTCCTGAGAGCTCTGGGGCGCAGGAGGCTGCTCTCTGGCCCCAGGTCTCGCCTCCTGCTCCTCTACTTCACGCCTCTGGCCCTGCTTTCTGCCTTTAGCCACCAGGAAGCTCGGTTCCTGATCCCCCTCCTAGTCCCCCTCGTCCTGCTTTGTAGTCCACAGACCCAATCTGTGCCCTGCAAGGGCCCCCTGGTCCTCTTCAATGTCCTGGGTGCCCTCTTCTTTGGCTGCTTGCACCAGGGGGGCGTAGTGCccggcctggggcacctggagcAGGTGGTTCATGCCCCCGCACCCCCCAGCCTACCCACCCACTACACACTCCTCTTCACCCACACCTACATGCCCCCCAGGCACCTTCTCCACCTCCCAGGCCTGGGCTCGCCCGTGGAGGTGGTGGACCTGGCTGGGACTGAGGACTGGGTCCTGTGCCAAGCCCTGAACAACTTCACCAGGCAACCAGCCTGCCAGGTGGCTGGTGGGCCGTGGCTCTGCCGCCTCTTTGTGGTGACCCCGGGCACCGCCAGGCCTGCCATGGAGAAGTGCCACTTCCCTCTCAAGAGTGAGACGCTCCTGTTTCCCCACTTGACCCTGGAAGACCCACCAGCCCTGtcctctctgctgagtggggctTGGAGGAACCATCTCAGCCTTCACATCTTGGAACTGGGGGAGAAGCCTGGCAATGTGACCAAAAAGCCACCGCCCATGCATTGGCCGTAG